From a single Miscanthus floridulus cultivar M001 chromosome 8, ASM1932011v1, whole genome shotgun sequence genomic region:
- the LOC136472280 gene encoding uncharacterized protein isoform X2 — protein sequence MRLLSFVPFGCRAGPVDDAPPEDHAAAAGDAATAARRRRRRIANRSAVGAAQWRPSLGDIYEEYSTDAAKAAAGGGPARACLARKAASWDVARVLPRARSDEYSPYML from the exons ATGAGGCTCCTGTCGTTCGTGCCCTTTGGCTGCCGTGCTGGACCCGTCGACGACGCGCCGCCCGAGGACCACGCCGCTGCTGCCGgagacgccgccaccgccgcgaggAGGCGCCGGAGGAGGATTGCCAACAGGTCCGCCGTGGGTGCCGCGCAGTGGCGCCCCTCGCTTGGGGACATCTACGAGGAGTACAGCACCGACGCGGCCaaggccgccgccggcggcgggccGGCGAGGGCCTGTCTCGCCAGGAAGGCGGCGTCCTGGGACGTCGCCCGGGTGCTGCCCCGCGCGCGCAGCGATGAATACAG TCCATATATGCTCTAG
- the LOC136472280 gene encoding uncharacterized protein isoform X1, which translates to MRLLSFVPFGCRAGPVDDAPPEDHAAAAGDAATAARRRRRRIANRSAVGAAQWRPSLGDIYEEYSTDAAKAAAGGGPARACLARKAASWDVARVLPRARSDEYRHLESASSMPAFAPTAFLF; encoded by the exons ATGAGGCTCCTGTCGTTCGTGCCCTTTGGCTGCCGTGCTGGACCCGTCGACGACGCGCCGCCCGAGGACCACGCCGCTGCTGCCGgagacgccgccaccgccgcgaggAGGCGCCGGAGGAGGATTGCCAACAGGTCCGCCGTGGGTGCCGCGCAGTGGCGCCCCTCGCTTGGGGACATCTACGAGGAGTACAGCACCGACGCGGCCaaggccgccgccggcggcgggccGGCGAGGGCCTGTCTCGCCAGGAAGGCGGCGTCCTGGGACGTCGCCCGGGTGCTGCCCCGCGCGCGCAGCGATGAATACAG GCACCTTGAGAGCGCGTCGTCCATGCCAGCGTTCGCGCCGACGGCGTTCCTGTTCTGA